The region GGTCCTGCCGGTCGCAGCGCACGGGTGACCGTCGTGCGCGCCACCTCACGGCCGCGGTACCAGACGTGGGTGGGTGGGTCCTGCAGGCGCAGCACCTCCGGCCAGCTGCCGGCCGCGTAGACCTGCAGGTCGGCCCGCGCGCCCGCTTCGACGCCGTACGTCGTCCCGAGCCGCCACGACCCGGCCGGGACGCTGGTCACCGCGGCGAGGCAGGTCGCGAGCTCGTCCTGCGTGGTCAGGTGCGCCGCGTGCGCGGAGACGAGTGCCACCTCGAGCAGGTCCCCCCGGCCGAACGGGTAGAACCCGTCGGCGACGCAGTCCTGCCCGAAGGCCACCGGCACGCCCGCGGCGAGCAGCTCGCGGACCCGGGTGGTGCCGCGCCGCACCAGGCCGGTGTCGCCACGGCCCTGGAGCACCAGGTTCGTCACCGGGTTCGACACGACGGTGATCCCGGCCCGGGCGCAACCCGCGACGACCTGCGCCGCGTACTCCTCGTCCGCGGCGCTGAGCGCACACACGTGGCCGACCGTCACCCGGCCCCGCCACCCGCGGCGCTCGGTCTCGTCGACCACCATGGCGAGGGTGCGCACCGACCCGTCGTCGGTCTCGTCGACGTGCATGTCGACGTCCGCGTCGTGCCGCTGGGCCAGCTCGAAGCAGAGCCGGACGTGCTCGCGCTGGTCGGCCTCGCCGAGCTCCCAGTGCGGCATGCCCCCGACGACGGTGGCGCCCTCCGCCATGGCGCGCTGCATCAGGTCGAACGCGCCGGGGTCCCTGAGCAGGCCCTCCTGCGGGAAGGCGACCACCTGCACCTCGGCCACGTCCGCGCAGTCCTGCGCCGCCGCGAGCACGCCCTGGAGCGGGACCAGGCCGCCGACCGTGTCGACGTCGACGTGCGACCTCAGCCGGGTGGTGCCGGTGAGGACGGACGACTCGATGACGGCGCGGGCCCGACGCCGGACGTCGTCGACGAGGTAGCCGCTCTTGGCGGCGTGGATCGAGTCGATCGCGCCGCGCAGCGTGCCGTCGTGCTCGGCCAGCTGGTCGCGGATCAGCACCTTGTCGAGGTGCACGTGGGTGTCGACGAACGCCGGCAGCAGCAGGCCGCCCGCCGCGTCGACCCGCCGGGCGGGCGGGACGCCGTGGCGGTCGGCCGCGCCGGGCCCGACGGCGGTGACCGTCTCGCCGGCGACGACGACGTCCACGGGCGACCCGTCCGCCATCGTCGCGGCCACCACCGCGTGCTCCGTCATGAGGAACAGAATGGGGCCCGTGACGGCGCGCGCGGTGACTATCGACGACACGGAGGCGATCGCGCGGGTGCACGCACGCTCGTGGCAGCGCGCCTACCGGGGGATCGTGGGAGACGACTTCCTCGACGGGCTGTCCGACGCGGTGTGGGTCGACCGGTGGCGCACGGTCTTCACCGCGCCGCGGGACGAGGCCCGCACCCTGGTCTGGGACGACGGGGACGAGGTGACCGGGTTCGCCCGGATCGGCCCGGTGCGCGACCCCGACCCGCCCGGACCGCGCTGGGACGAGGTCTACGCGATCTACCTCGACCCGCGCTGCTGGGGCAGGGGGGCCGGCTCCGGCCTGCTGGCCGCTGCCCTGGCGACGGTCGCCGACGACGTCCCCGGGGTGAGCCTGTGGGTCTTCCGCGACAACGCCCGGGCGCGGGCCTTCTACGAGCGGCACGGCTTCGAGGTCGACGGCCTGTCGCAGGAGATCACGATCGAGGGGCGGGCGGTGCCGGAGGTTCGCTACCGGCGGTTGTCGGTCGGGTCGACGACAATGACCCGGTGAACCTCTACCGGGACGAGGGTGTCGTGCTGCGCACCCAGAAGCTCGGCGAGGCCGACCGGATCATCACCCTGCTGACCCGGTCGCACGGCCGGGTGCGGGCCGTTGGCAAAGGGGTGCGCCGGACCCGGTCGAAGTTCGGCTCGCGGCTCGAGCCGTTCACGCACGTCGACCTGCAGATCTACGCCGGGCGGTCGCTGGACGTGGTCCAGCAGGCCGAGACCCTGGCGCCGTACGGCGACCGGCTGGCCGGCGACTACGCGCGCTACACCGCGGGCACCGCGATGCTCGAGACCGCCGAGCGGCTCACCGCCGAGGAGAAGGAGCCCTCGACCCAGCTCTTCCTGCTGATGGTGGGAGGCCTGCGAGCCCTGACCGACGAGACCCACTCGCCCGGGCTGGTGCTCGACGCGTTCCTGCTGCGGTCGCTCGCTGTCGCCGGCTATGCCGCGTCGTTCGAGGACTGCGCCCGCTGCACCCGACGCGGGCCGCACCCGTTCTTCAACGTGCCCGCCGGGGGAGCGGTGTGCAGCGGCTGCCGGCCGGGCGGCTCGGTGTCGCCCGCGCCCGAGACCTTCGCCCTCCTCGGGGCGCTGCTCACCGGCGACTGGCTGCACGCCGACGCCAGCGACCAGCGGCACCGCCGCGAGGCGAGCGGCCTGGTGGCGGCCTACCTGCAGTGGCACCTCGAGCGCGGCCTGCGCTCGCTGCCGATGGTCGAGCGGACCTAGACCCGGCCCGGCGGCCACCACGGGGGCTTGCGGCGGTCGCCGCGGCCCCAGACGACGTGGCTCTCCTCGCCGTGCTCGCGGTGCAGTCGGTCGTGCACGACCGGGGCGGCCACCAGCGACCACAGCCCGCCGACGAGGACCAGCAGGCCCACGACCCGGTGCTCGCCGGACACGAACACGGCCAGCCCGACGTAGGTGACCAGGACGGCGACGAAGACGACCCCGACCAGTCCTGCCTCGGTTCGCACCAGCAGGCGCACGTCCAGAGCGTACGTCGCGGCTCCGACGACGGTCAGGCTCGGCGGACAGGGCACCGTGGTCGATCCCAGCTCGAGGCCGTGGTCAGTGTCGGTCGTGCAGCCGAGCTGCGGAGTCACGGGCCCTTCAACGCCCGGACCCCTGCATCGTTCGTCCACGCGGGCTCAGTCGTCGGCAAGCTCCGGGGGCCACACCACGCGAAACCGTTCGAAGACGACCTCGATCTGGTCGTGGAACTCCACGCCGATCCGGCCCAGGCTGCGCCGGAGGAAGCGGCTGTGGCCGTCGAGCCAGGACTCGCGGGTGCGGTCACCCTCTCCCTCGTCCCAGGCGAACGCCTCGTCGACGCTGGCCAGCGGACCTATCCGCAGCTCCGTGCTGCGCAGCACCACCCGAGGGGCCCCCGACCCGTCGTGCACGACCCAGTGCTCGCCGATGCGGGGGAGGGACTCCCCGGCGTGCAGGTAGTCGGCGACCGCGCCTGCGGTGGCCCGCTTGGGCCCGTGCATCACCAGGTCGAGCAGCTCGTCGGCGAGCTCGGCCGAGTCGCCGAACCGCTCCGACACCGGCGTCTCGGCACGGTGCTCGGGGTGCCTGGTGACGTACTCCGCCCACATCCGCCCGGCCGCGTCGCGGTCGAGGTCGGGCTGGGGATGGTCGTCGCCGGTCGTCATCCGGGCATTGTGCCGGGCCGTCCTAGCCTGGCTCGATGAGTCGGATCCACGAGACAGCGTCCGTCGCCTCGTCCGCCATGGTGACTGGCGACGTCACCATCGGTCGCAACAGCCGGGTCCTGCACGGCGCCGTGCTCAACGGCGACCTGGGGCCTGTGGTCGTCGGCTCGGACGTCGTGGTGATGGAGCACGCGCTGCTGCGCGGACGCGCCGACCACCCGGTGACGGTCGGGGATGCCGTGCTGGTCGGCCCGCACACGCACCTGAACGGCACCACCGTGGAGGACGAGGTCTTCGTCGCGACCGGGGTCTCGATGTTCCCCGGCTCGCGCGCGGGAGCCGGGTCGGAGCTGCGGATCAACAGCGTCCTGCACGTCCGGTCCGTGCTGCCGGCCGGCACGGTCGTGCCGATCGGCTGGGTGGCGGCCGGCGACCCGGCCCAGCTCTTCTCGCCGGACCGCCACGAGGAGCTCTGGGCGGTGCAGGAGCCGCTGGACTTCCCGGGAACCGTCTACGGGGTCCCTAGGGGCACCTCGATGCGGGAGATCATGCGCCGCCAGTGCGAGGCGTTCCGTCCCCGCGACAGCTGACCGGTCGCGTGTCGCGCGGGCAGGGCTCACCCGGGTCCTACCGTCGGAGTCGGCTCGGCCTGGTGCTGGTGCTCCACAGGCAGTGCGGGCGCCCGACCGGCAGACCCGCCGGTCCCGGCTCGCCTACTACCGTGCTGGCGTGCCCCGCAGTCGACCGAACGCGGTCCGTCCCCCGACACCGCACCCGTCCGGCGCCCGGCCGCCGGCCGTGCCACCCGACCTGGTGCCCCGGCACGTCGCGGTCGTCATGGACGGCAACGGCCGGTGGGCCAAGGAGCGCGGGCTGCCGCGCAACAAGGGCCACGAGGCGGGGGAGGCGGCGCTGCTGGATGTCATCCACGGCGCCATCGAGCTCGGCATCGAGAACCTGTCCGCCTACGCGTTCTCGACCGAGAACTGGCGCCGGTCGCCCGACGAGGTCCGCTTCCTCATGGGCTTCAACCGGGAGGTCATCCGCCGGCGGCGTGACGAGCTGGACGCGATGGGGGTCCGGGTCCGCTGGGCGGGCCGCCGCAAGCGGCTGTGGCGCAGCGTCATCGACGAGCTCGAGGAAGCCGAGCGACGTACGCACCGGAACCGCACCCTCACCCTGCAGTTCTGCGTGAACTACGGCGGGCGGGCCGAGATCGCCGACGCCGCCGCCGCCATCGCGCGGGAGGTGAAGGCCGGCCGCCTAGACCCGGACAAGGTCGACGAGAAGACGATCGGGCGCTATCTGGACGAGCCGCAGGTCCCTGACGTGGACCTGTTCGTGCGCTCGTCAGGGGAGCAGCGCACGTCGAACTTCCTGCTGTGGCAGTCCGCCTACGCCGAGCTGGTCTTCCTGGACACCCTCTGGCCGGACTTCGACCGACGCGACCTGTGGCGCGCGGTCGAGGCGTACGCCGCCCGCGACCGTCGTTATGGAGGTGCGCTGCCCAATGAGCCGGGTCAGGAGCAGAACGCGCGGGCCCAGGACAGGTAGCGGACCGGCCGGTCGGTGATCACCGGACCGGCGTCGTCGTAGGCCATCCGGGACCACCCCTTGACCGTGTTGACGGTCCAGGGCCGCACCTCGATGCCCGCCGCGCGCCACTGCGCGGCGCGGGCCTGGGTGACCGAGCCCACCCCGATGACGTACGTCGACCCGTACGGCAGGACGGCGTCGGCGGGGCGGGGCTCGCCGGAGAAGTCGATGATGCCGGTGGCGACGGCGGGCTCCTTCGCGCGCACCTGCGCGATCGTCTCCTCGTCGAAGCTGATCACCCGGACCCGGGCCAGCATGCCGAGCCAGCGGATGCGGTTGAGGAAGTCGTCGAGCTGCTGGGCCGTCGGCCGGCCCTTGAGCTCGAGCTGGAAGGTCGCGCCGCGGGTGCGCCCGAAGTCGAGGGCCTGCCGCAGCGTCGGCACCTTGACGCCGGCGAACTCCGGTGAGAACCATGAGCCGGCGTCCAGCGAGCGCAGCTCGGCCAGCGTCGTGCGGGACACCCGGCCGGTCCCGTCGGTGGTCCGGTCGACCGTCGAGTCGTGCAGCACGACCGGGATCCCGGACCGGGTGAAACGCACGTCGACGTCGAGCTGGGTGGTGCCGGCCCGCAGCGCGGCCCGGTAGGCCGGGATGGTGTTCTCGGGAGCCGCGTACGAGGCGCCGCGGTGGGCGATCGGCGGGGCGACGCAGTCGGCGGTCGCGGCGCGTGCCGGGCCTGCGGTCAGGGCGGGGACGAGCGCGACCGAGGCGGCGACCGCGAGAACGGCGGACAGGACCTGGGTGCGGGTGGTCGTCGGACGGACAGCCACTGCCGGGAACCCCCGTTGAGCTCGGGTGCGACGTACCCGCTCGACGGTAGCGCAGGTCAGGAGCAGCGGGTGCAGGTGCCGAAGACCTCGACCGTGTGCTCGACGGAGGAGAAGCCGTGCTCGGCGGCGACCTTCTCCGCCCACCGCTCGACCGCCGGCCCGTCCACCTCCACGGTGCTCCCGCAGGACCGGCAGACCAGGTGGTGGTGGTGCCGGTCGCTGCTGCAGCGACGGTAGACCGACTCGCCGTCCGGCTGCCGCATCACGTCCACCTCGCCGCTTCCGGCCATCGCCTGCAGCGCGCGGTAGACCGTGGTCAGCCCGATCCGGGTGCCGGCGGCGCGCAACCGCGCGTGCACGTCCTGCGCGCTGCGGAACGCGTCGTCGCGGGCGAGCTCCTCGCGGACCGCGATCCGCTGGCGGGTGTCGCTCACGACGCTGCCACCACGAACCACATCAGCCCCAGGCCGCCCAGCGTGCTCAGCAGGGTCAGCCGCGACGGGTGGCGGGCGTGCGCCTCGGGCAGGATGTCGGCCGTCGCGAGGTAGAGCAGGAAGCCGGCGAACGCACCCAGGTAGAGCGCCAGCACGTGGTCGCTGACGCTGAAGAACAACGTCGAGACCGCGCCGAGCACCGGGGCGAGGGCGTCGATCCCGAGCATGGTCAGGGTG is a window of Actinomycetes bacterium DNA encoding:
- a CDS encoding gamma carbonic anhydrase family protein produces the protein MSRIHETASVASSAMVTGDVTIGRNSRVLHGAVLNGDLGPVVVGSDVVVMEHALLRGRADHPVTVGDAVLVGPHTHLNGTTVEDEVFVATGVSMFPGSRAGAGSELRINSVLHVRSVLPAGTVVPIGWVAAGDPAQLFSPDRHEELWAVQEPLDFPGTVYGVPRGTSMREIMRRQCEAFRPRDS
- the recO gene encoding DNA repair protein RecO — encoded protein: MNLYRDEGVVLRTQKLGEADRIITLLTRSHGRVRAVGKGVRRTRSKFGSRLEPFTHVDLQIYAGRSLDVVQQAETLAPYGDRLAGDYARYTAGTAMLETAERLTAEEKEPSTQLFLLMVGGLRALTDETHSPGLVLDAFLLRSLAVAGYAASFEDCARCTRRGPHPFFNVPAGGAVCSGCRPGGSVSPAPETFALLGALLTGDWLHADASDQRHRREASGLVAAYLQWHLERGLRSLPMVERT
- a CDS encoding glycerophosphodiester phosphodiesterase family protein: MAVRPTTTRTQVLSAVLAVAASVALVPALTAGPARAATADCVAPPIAHRGASYAAPENTIPAYRAALRAGTTQLDVDVRFTRSGIPVVLHDSTVDRTTDGTGRVSRTTLAELRSLDAGSWFSPEFAGVKVPTLRQALDFGRTRGATFQLELKGRPTAQQLDDFLNRIRWLGMLARVRVISFDEETIAQVRAKEPAVATGIIDFSGEPRPADAVLPYGSTYVIGVGSVTQARAAQWRAAGIEVRPWTVNTVKGWSRMAYDDAGPVITDRPVRYLSWARAFCS
- a CDS encoding transcriptional repressor, whose protein sequence is MSDTRQRIAVREELARDDAFRSAQDVHARLRAAGTRIGLTTVYRALQAMAGSGEVDVMRQPDGESVYRRCSSDRHHHHLVCRSCGSTVEVDGPAVERWAEKVAAEHGFSSVEHTVEVFGTCTRCS
- a CDS encoding GNAT family N-acetyltransferase, translating into MTARAVTIDDTEAIARVHARSWQRAYRGIVGDDFLDGLSDAVWVDRWRTVFTAPRDEARTLVWDDGDEVTGFARIGPVRDPDPPGPRWDEVYAIYLDPRCWGRGAGSGLLAAALATVADDVPGVSLWVFRDNARARAFYERHGFEVDGLSQEITIEGRAVPEVRYRRLSVGSTTMTR
- a CDS encoding isoprenyl transferase — translated: MPRSRPNAVRPPTPHPSGARPPAVPPDLVPRHVAVVMDGNGRWAKERGLPRNKGHEAGEAALLDVIHGAIELGIENLSAYAFSTENWRRSPDEVRFLMGFNREVIRRRRDELDAMGVRVRWAGRRKRLWRSVIDELEEAERRTHRNRTLTLQFCVNYGGRAEIADAAAAIAREVKAGRLDPDKVDEKTIGRYLDEPQVPDVDLFVRSSGEQRTSNFLLWQSAYAELVFLDTLWPDFDRRDLWRAVEAYAARDRRYGGALPNEPGQEQNARAQDR
- a CDS encoding amidohydrolase family protein; the protein is MTEHAVVAATMADGSPVDVVVAGETVTAVGPGAADRHGVPPARRVDAAGGLLLPAFVDTHVHLDKVLIRDQLAEHDGTLRGAIDSIHAAKSGYLVDDVRRRARAVIESSVLTGTTRLRSHVDVDTVGGLVPLQGVLAAAQDCADVAEVQVVAFPQEGLLRDPGAFDLMQRAMAEGATVVGGMPHWELGEADQREHVRLCFELAQRHDADVDMHVDETDDGSVRTLAMVVDETERRGWRGRVTVGHVCALSAADEEYAAQVVAGCARAGITVVSNPVTNLVLQGRGDTGLVRRGTTRVRELLAAGVPVAFGQDCVADGFYPFGRGDLLEVALVSAHAAHLTTQDELATCLAAVTSVPAGSWRLGTTYGVEAGARADLQVYAAGSWPEVLRLQDPPTHVWYRGREVARTTVTRALRPAGPGR
- a CDS encoding ASCH domain-containing protein is translated as MTTGDDHPQPDLDRDAAGRMWAEYVTRHPEHRAETPVSERFGDSAELADELLDLVMHGPKRATAGAVADYLHAGESLPRIGEHWVVHDGSGAPRVVLRSTELRIGPLASVDEAFAWDEGEGDRTRESWLDGHSRFLRRSLGRIGVEFHDQIEVVFERFRVVWPPELADD